A window from Nitrospirota bacterium encodes these proteins:
- the holB gene encoding DNA polymerase III subunit delta', protein MPFHDIIGHEQPKALLKAAVRHDRIAHAYLFYGERGIGKRLTALRFAQALNCDTAAGPDDPDACGHCRSCRQIEAGTHPDFTLIEPDPEPATPQIKIEQIREIESQIVYRPLIGRWKVCLIDQADRLTIGAANALLKTLEEPPPHCLFLLVTSRPSALPATIRSRCQALRFATPVRAQVETALIEKHGLSQEEARFLAVLSEGRLGEALKMDPNDIKTARRELLPLTDPASLQSVTALLTAAEALAKTDRAQEALAWLTRWFRDLLLVRVGADPDALLNLDCLPALQSTAGKVDAAVLLDLLGDLETLEQQATRNLNVQLALECILLRLRDAMGTGVGSGREARGWSEGNYEF, encoded by the coding sequence ATGCCCTTCCACGACATCATCGGCCACGAGCAACCCAAGGCGCTCCTGAAGGCCGCCGTTCGGCACGACCGAATCGCCCATGCCTATCTGTTCTATGGCGAACGCGGAATCGGCAAGCGTTTGACGGCCCTGCGGTTTGCGCAGGCGCTCAACTGCGACACGGCCGCGGGACCGGACGACCCGGACGCCTGCGGACACTGCCGTTCCTGCCGACAGATCGAAGCCGGCACCCATCCGGACTTCACCCTGATCGAACCGGATCCGGAACCGGCGACGCCGCAGATCAAAATCGAACAGATTCGCGAGATCGAATCGCAGATTGTGTACCGGCCGTTGATCGGCCGGTGGAAGGTGTGCCTGATCGATCAAGCGGACCGTCTCACCATCGGCGCGGCCAACGCGCTGCTGAAGACGTTGGAAGAGCCGCCTCCTCACTGCCTCTTTCTGCTGGTCACGAGCCGGCCCTCGGCGTTGCCGGCCACGATCCGTTCCCGCTGCCAGGCGCTGCGGTTTGCGACCCCGGTCCGCGCCCAGGTGGAAACGGCATTGATCGAGAAGCACGGCCTGTCTCAGGAGGAGGCGCGCTTCCTGGCGGTCTTGAGCGAAGGACGCCTCGGCGAGGCGCTGAAGATGGATCCCAACGACATCAAGACCGCGCGGCGGGAGTTGCTGCCTCTGACGGATCCGGCATCGCTGCAATCCGTCACCGCCCTGTTGACGGCGGCTGAAGCGCTGGCCAAAACCGATCGGGCGCAGGAGGCGCTCGCTTGGCTGACGCGATGGTTCAGGGACCTGTTGCTGGTGCGGGTCGGCGCGGATCCGGACGCGCTGCTCAATCTGGACTGTCTGCCGGCTCTGCAGTCGACGGCCGGCAAGGTGGATGCGGCTGTGCTGCTCGATCTGCTCGGCGACCTCGAAACCCTGGAGCAGCAGGCGACGCGGAATTTGAATGTGCAACTGGCGTTGGAGTGCATCCTCCTCCGCCTGCGGGACGCGATGGGAACCGGAGTGGGCTCGGGGCGTGAGGCGCGAGGCTGGAGTGAAGGCAATTATGAATTCTGA
- a CDS encoding methyltransferase domain-containing protein, giving the protein MRLKIGFARTIPAIGKMAEIGLTGPAAVGLGFSRWFTRVLAGVVFVTVAVVLQGQAPAQHGRLPNVTEYLDQLERPERDQYQKPAEVILALGLKPGMIVADLGSGSGYFTRRFVEAVTETGKVYAIDVEPEALKHVKDSVEHMHIPYTAEFVQAQPDNPKLPFESVDLIFLCNVYHHLENRTTYFTNVKSALKPGGRIAIIDFYHDERSGDLGFSKTHLVPRETVLDEMTKAGYRLLREHSFLPKQYFLEFAPVS; this is encoded by the coding sequence ATGCGGCTGAAAATCGGGTTTGCGCGAACAATACCGGCGATCGGCAAAATGGCCGAAATTGGTCTCACAGGCCCGGCGGCTGTCGGACTCGGATTCAGCCGATGGTTTACACGCGTCTTGGCCGGCGTGGTCTTCGTGACGGTCGCCGTGGTTCTTCAGGGACAGGCCCCGGCGCAGCACGGGCGGCTGCCGAACGTCACGGAATATCTGGACCAGCTCGAGCGTCCGGAGCGCGACCAGTACCAGAAACCGGCCGAGGTCATCCTGGCACTGGGGCTCAAACCGGGCATGATCGTCGCCGATTTAGGGTCAGGCTCGGGCTACTTTACCCGGCGATTCGTCGAAGCTGTGACGGAGACCGGGAAGGTGTACGCAATCGATGTGGAACCGGAAGCCTTGAAGCACGTCAAAGACAGCGTCGAGCACATGCACATCCCTTACACGGCCGAGTTTGTCCAGGCGCAGCCGGATAATCCCAAGCTGCCGTTCGAGTCGGTCGACCTGATCTTCCTGTGCAACGTCTACCACCACCTGGAAAACCGGACGACCTACTTTACCAACGTGAAATCCGCGCTGAAACCCGGCGGGCGGATCGCAATCATCGACTTCTATCACGACGAACGGTCCGGCGATCTGGGGTTCTCCAAAACGCATTTGGTCCCTCGCGAGACCGTGTTGGACGAGATGACCAAAGCCGGCTATCGCCTCCTGCGCGAGCACAGCTTCCTGCCGAAGCAGTATTTCTTGGAGTTCGCGCCCGTCTCTTAG
- the ftsH gene encoding ATP-dependent zinc metalloprotease FtsH, with protein MDPKQKQFSIWYLIIALWALMLFQFFVTPFFNPAEIPYSEFKAAVADGKVAEVAVSSSMIHGRMKDGKLFDTVRVEDPDLIRDLQQHGVKFTGVIESTFWRDLLSWVVPIALFFGVWWFIFRRMSQSQGFMTVGRSKAKIYMEKDVKVSFSDVAGVDEAKQELQEVIEFLKTPEKFRRLGGKIPKGILLVGPPGTGKTLLAKAVAGEAGVPFFSISGSEFVEMFVGVGAARVRDLFEQAKQKAPCIIFIDELDALGKARGIGPMAHEEREQTLNQLLVEMDGFDPRVGVILMAATNRPEILDPALLRAGRFDRQVLVDRPDKAGRLAILKVHARNIPLANEADLEVIAAMTAGFVGADLANILNEAALLAVRRGKDTVSLSELQEAVERVIAGLEKKNRVLNRMEKERVAHHEVGHALVALSIPGADAVQKISIIPRGIAALGYTLQLPTEDRFLMTKTELKNKIAVLLGGRAAEELVYHEVSTGAQDDLLKATDIAKSMVKAYGMSEKLGQVSFERDRQPLFLQTGQASAPGDYSEETAREIDCEIRQIIDEQYERARAILKSKEDVLREAAEVLLGKETITGEELQAIIAKREAATRTRS; from the coding sequence ATGGATCCCAAACAAAAACAATTCTCTATCTGGTATCTCATTATCGCGCTCTGGGCGTTGATGTTGTTCCAATTTTTCGTCACGCCCTTCTTCAATCCCGCCGAAATCCCCTATAGCGAGTTCAAAGCCGCGGTCGCCGACGGGAAGGTCGCCGAAGTCGCCGTGTCGTCGAGCATGATCCACGGCCGGATGAAGGACGGCAAGCTCTTCGACACGGTGCGGGTCGAGGATCCCGATCTCATCAGGGATCTGCAGCAGCACGGAGTCAAGTTCACCGGCGTCATCGAAAGCACCTTCTGGCGGGATCTGCTGTCCTGGGTCGTGCCGATCGCGCTGTTTTTCGGGGTGTGGTGGTTCATTTTCCGCCGCATGAGCCAGAGCCAGGGGTTCATGACGGTCGGCCGCAGCAAGGCCAAGATCTATATGGAGAAGGACGTCAAGGTGTCCTTCTCCGATGTGGCCGGGGTGGACGAAGCCAAGCAGGAACTGCAGGAGGTCATCGAGTTCCTCAAGACGCCGGAGAAATTCCGCCGGCTGGGCGGCAAGATTCCGAAGGGTATTCTGCTCGTCGGCCCGCCCGGGACCGGCAAAACGCTGTTGGCCAAAGCCGTCGCGGGCGAAGCGGGCGTGCCGTTCTTCTCCATCAGCGGTTCGGAATTCGTCGAGATGTTCGTCGGCGTGGGCGCCGCGCGCGTCCGCGATCTGTTCGAGCAGGCCAAGCAGAAAGCGCCCTGCATCATCTTCATCGACGAGCTGGATGCGCTGGGCAAGGCCCGCGGCATCGGGCCGATGGCGCACGAGGAGCGGGAACAGACGCTCAACCAGCTTCTGGTCGAGATGGACGGATTCGATCCGCGGGTGGGCGTGATTCTCATGGCGGCGACCAACCGGCCGGAAATCCTCGATCCCGCCCTGCTGCGCGCCGGCCGGTTCGATCGGCAGGTCTTGGTCGACCGTCCGGACAAAGCCGGGCGGCTGGCCATTCTGAAGGTGCATGCGCGGAACATTCCCCTGGCGAACGAGGCCGATCTGGAGGTGATCGCGGCCATGACGGCCGGCTTTGTGGGAGCCGACCTGGCGAACATCCTCAATGAAGCGGCCTTGCTCGCCGTCCGGCGCGGGAAGGACACGGTCAGTCTTTCGGAACTCCAGGAGGCGGTGGAGCGCGTGATCGCCGGGTTGGAGAAGAAGAACCGCGTCCTGAACCGCATGGAGAAAGAGCGCGTTGCGCACCACGAGGTCGGCCATGCGCTCGTCGCCCTGTCCATCCCCGGCGCCGACGCCGTGCAGAAGATTTCGATCATTCCGCGCGGCATCGCCGCACTGGGGTATACCCTGCAACTGCCGACCGAGGACCGCTTCCTGATGACCAAGACCGAACTCAAGAACAAGATCGCGGTGTTGTTGGGCGGCCGCGCCGCCGAGGAACTCGTCTATCACGAGGTTTCGACCGGCGCGCAGGACGACCTGCTCAAAGCGACCGACATCGCCAAAAGCATGGTCAAGGCCTACGGCATGAGCGAGAAGCTGGGGCAGGTGAGCTTCGAGCGGGATCGGCAGCCTCTGTTCCTTCAGACGGGGCAGGCCTCCGCGCCCGGCGATTACAGCGAGGAAACGGCCCGCGAAATCGACTGCGAGATCCGCCAGATCATCGACGAACAGTATGAACGAGCCCGCGCGATTCTGAAAAGCAAGGAAGACGTGCTGCGCGAAGCCGCGGAGGTGCTGCTCGGCAAGGAAACGATCACGGGCGAGGAGCTGCAAGCGATCATCGCCAAGCGGGAGGCGGCGACGAGAACCCGTTCGTGA
- a CDS encoding DUF502 domain-containing protein yields MITVRAALKRYFLTGLLVITPIWGTILILKTLFVTVDGILGDMLARIVTPGYYVPGLGIATLVLLIFATGLFAANFIGRQIVALWEDLLNRVPVVRGIYSTLKSMMDILSFTERGEYNRVVLIQFPKNGHYCFAFVTGVTKGEVQDISSDPLVHVYVPTSPNPTSGYFLLVPEREVIPVEISVEEAMKLIVSGGLYSPTPSMSATLGADSKWSKVKQPEAGVPIA; encoded by the coding sequence GTGATCACGGTCAGAGCCGCCCTGAAACGCTACTTTCTCACTGGCCTGTTGGTCATCACTCCGATCTGGGGCACGATCCTCATTCTGAAAACGTTGTTCGTGACCGTGGACGGGATCCTGGGCGACATGCTCGCCCGGATCGTCACCCCCGGGTACTATGTGCCGGGACTCGGCATCGCCACCCTCGTCCTGCTCATCTTCGCCACCGGACTCTTCGCCGCCAACTTCATCGGACGCCAGATCGTCGCGCTCTGGGAGGACTTGCTGAACCGCGTCCCGGTCGTCCGGGGCATCTACTCGACGTTGAAGTCCATGATGGACATTCTGTCGTTTACGGAGCGGGGCGAATACAACCGCGTCGTGCTGATCCAATTTCCGAAAAACGGACACTACTGCTTCGCCTTCGTCACGGGCGTCACCAAGGGCGAAGTGCAGGACATTTCCTCCGATCCGCTGGTGCACGTGTATGTGCCGACCTCGCCTAATCCGACATCCGGATATTTTTTGCTCGTGCCGGAGCGGGAAGTGATCCCGGTCGAGATCAGCGTGGAAGAGGCGATGAAACTGATCGTCTCCGGCGGACTCTACTCTCCCACTCCTTCCATGAGCGCCACGCTCGGCGCCGATTCCAAGTGGTCCAAGGTCAAACAGCCGGAAGCGGGGGTGCCCATCGCATGA
- the metG gene encoding methionine--tRNA ligase, with the protein MAKSFYITTPIYYVNDVPHIGHAYTTIAADVLARHYSQQDADVFFLTGVDEHGQKVQQAAAKAGIDPQQYCDGMAPRFRELWKRLNISNDAFIRTTDLKHKEIVQRYLQVLFDKGLIYKSDYTGWYCTFDERFWTEKDVVDGLCPDCKRPVERLSESNYFFRMSRYQQPLIEYLKAHPSLSQAHATFIRPPARFNEVLGFLESQPLADLSISRPKSRLSWGIELPFDRNYVTYVWFDALVNYLSALEYLAPSGSFERFWPASIHLVGKDILTTHAVYWSTILMALELPLPQTIFAHGWWTVNGEKMSKSRGNVVDPNAVVDEFGVDAFRYFLMREVPFGQDGDFSREALIGRINSELADGLGNLMSRTLTMIDRFAQGKIPPSHPPHDELDGRLERAIGELTGSAMVSIKDLRFNRALESMWELIQRCDQYIDKTAPWTLAKRPEDRDRLHGVLYRVVKALERLIPLLYPFMPQTAENMAAQLGLHPQMRGRKLMVRELVPGVEIAKGKPLFPKIDLARMQGASTVTHRQPSTAESAARSIQSASPTPSASGPPSGSTPAQITIEEFQRIQLKTAKVLSAERVPRSEKLIKLQVDLGGERRQIVAGIGKKYEPEALVGRCIVIVANLKPAKLMGVESQGMVLAAGDTEVCGLVTVLEEVDPGTKVK; encoded by the coding sequence ATGGCCAAGTCGTTTTACATCACCACTCCGATCTATTACGTCAACGACGTCCCGCACATTGGGCATGCCTACACGACCATTGCGGCCGACGTGCTGGCGCGCCATTACAGCCAGCAGGATGCCGACGTGTTCTTTCTGACCGGCGTCGACGAGCACGGACAGAAGGTCCAGCAGGCGGCGGCCAAGGCCGGTATCGACCCGCAACAGTATTGCGACGGCATGGCGCCGCGGTTCCGCGAACTTTGGAAGCGGCTCAATATTTCGAACGACGCCTTCATCCGAACCACAGACTTAAAGCATAAAGAAATCGTTCAACGCTATCTTCAGGTCCTTTTCGACAAGGGGTTGATTTACAAATCGGACTACACGGGCTGGTACTGTACGTTCGACGAACGGTTCTGGACCGAGAAAGACGTCGTGGACGGGCTTTGTCCGGACTGCAAACGCCCGGTCGAACGGCTGAGCGAGAGCAATTATTTCTTTCGGATGAGCCGGTATCAGCAGCCGCTCATCGAGTACTTGAAGGCTCACCCGAGCCTATCCCAAGCCCACGCCACGTTCATCCGCCCTCCGGCGCGGTTCAACGAAGTGCTCGGATTTCTGGAATCGCAGCCCCTGGCAGACCTGTCGATCTCCCGCCCCAAATCTCGTCTGTCCTGGGGAATCGAGCTGCCGTTCGACCGGAACTATGTGACCTATGTTTGGTTCGACGCGCTGGTGAATTATCTGTCGGCGCTCGAATACTTGGCTCCGTCCGGATCTTTTGAGAGGTTCTGGCCCGCCTCGATCCATCTCGTCGGCAAAGACATCCTCACGACGCATGCCGTGTATTGGTCCACCATATTGATGGCGTTGGAGTTGCCGTTGCCGCAGACGATCTTCGCCCACGGCTGGTGGACGGTGAACGGTGAAAAAATGTCCAAGAGCCGCGGGAACGTGGTGGACCCCAACGCCGTGGTGGATGAATTCGGCGTCGATGCGTTCCGCTACTTTTTAATGCGCGAGGTGCCGTTCGGTCAGGACGGGGACTTCTCCCGCGAGGCGTTGATCGGCCGGATCAACAGCGAGCTGGCCGACGGCCTCGGCAATCTGATGAGCCGCACGCTCACGATGATCGACCGGTTTGCTCAAGGCAAGATTCCACCGAGCCACCCGCCTCACGATGAACTGGATGGTCGGTTGGAACGGGCCATCGGTGAACTGACCGGGTCGGCGATGGTCTCCATCAAGGACCTGCGGTTCAACCGCGCGCTCGAATCCATGTGGGAGCTGATCCAGCGGTGCGACCAGTACATCGACAAGACCGCGCCCTGGACGTTGGCCAAGCGTCCGGAAGACCGGGATCGGCTCCATGGAGTCTTGTACCGAGTGGTGAAGGCATTGGAGCGGCTCATCCCCTTGCTCTACCCGTTCATGCCGCAGACTGCCGAGAACATGGCCGCTCAGCTCGGCCTGCATCCGCAGATGCGGGGACGGAAGCTGATGGTGCGAGAACTGGTTCCGGGGGTTGAAATCGCCAAGGGTAAGCCGTTATTTCCCAAGATCGACCTCGCCCGCATGCAAGGAGCATCGACGGTGACACACCGGCAGCCGTCCACCGCCGAATCGGCCGCCCGATCGATACAATCCGCGTCGCCGACGCCATCCGCTTCCGGCCCGCCGTCCGGCTCGACCCCGGCCCAGATTACGATCGAGGAGTTTCAGCGCATCCAGCTCAAGACGGCCAAGGTGCTGAGCGCGGAGCGCGTGCCACGCTCGGAGAAACTGATCAAGCTCCAAGTCGATCTCGGCGGCGAGCGGCGTCAAATCGTCGCCGGGATCGGGAAGAAATACGAGCCGGAGGCGCTGGTGGGCCGCTGCATCGTGATCGTCGCCAACCTTAAACCGGCCAAGCTCATGGGCGTCGAATCCCAGGGCATGGTGCTGGCGGCGGGAGATACGGAGGTCTGCGGGTTGGTGACCGTGCTCGAAGAGGTGGACCCGGGGACGAAAGTGAAGTGA
- the glmU gene encoding bifunctional UDP-N-acetylglucosamine diphosphorylase/glucosamine-1-phosphate N-acetyltransferase GlmU — translation MAAGVGKRMRSKLAKVLHPVAGRPMILYVVELAERLAGAGVAVVVGHQAGQVRALIESRPTGDRRASRTAIVEQPDQLGTGHAVLQAKPVFPASQRERPSTFLILNGDTPLLTEATVRELLRVHETDTATVTILTAVLDDATGYGRIARSNPVGDNRPGLLDCRVLKIVEDRDASPEEKRLREVNVGTYVVDGGFLFEALDKLQPHNAQREYYLTDIVPLAVERGLRVSTVTLSDPDEGLGVNTRGQLARAERAMRERIRERWLDAGVTMRDPATAWIDAGAVIGPDTVLYPNVALEGSTVIGEGCVIRSNVRLTDCVLGNRVEILEHCVFREARLEDDTTLGPFVHLRPGTVVRRKAKVGNFVEMKNTDLGEGSKANHLSYLGDTFVGKGVNIGAGTITCNYDGVRKYRTVIEDDVFVGSDTQLIAPVTVGRGAVVAAGTTVTQDVPADALAIARVPQVNREGWAARRRALLAGGGGQDVRRSTFDVGAGNATKKPRTSNLEPRTRKAAKKKRGSR, via the coding sequence ATGGCGGCCGGGGTCGGGAAGCGGATGAGATCCAAGCTGGCCAAGGTGCTCCACCCCGTGGCCGGCCGGCCGATGATTCTCTACGTCGTGGAACTGGCCGAACGGCTGGCCGGCGCCGGGGTCGCCGTCGTCGTCGGCCATCAGGCCGGACAGGTCCGCGCACTGATCGAGAGCCGCCCGACTGGCGATCGGCGCGCGTCCCGGACCGCAATTGTCGAACAGCCGGATCAATTGGGGACCGGCCACGCCGTGTTGCAGGCCAAGCCGGTCTTCCCGGCTTCCCAACGCGAACGCCCGTCCACGTTCCTGATTTTGAACGGCGACACGCCGCTGCTGACGGAAGCGACGGTCCGCGAACTGTTGCGCGTGCACGAAACCGACACAGCGACGGTGACGATCCTGACCGCCGTGCTCGACGACGCGACCGGCTACGGGCGGATCGCGCGCAGCAATCCGGTCGGAGACAACCGTCCGGGCCTGTTGGATTGCCGCGTGCTGAAAATCGTCGAGGACCGCGACGCTTCCCCGGAGGAGAAGCGATTACGCGAAGTCAACGTTGGGACCTATGTGGTGGACGGCGGCTTTTTGTTCGAGGCGCTGGACAAGTTGCAGCCGCACAACGCGCAGCGGGAATATTATCTGACCGACATCGTGCCCCTCGCGGTGGAGAGGGGACTGCGCGTGTCGACCGTCACGCTGTCCGACCCGGACGAGGGCCTCGGCGTCAACACGCGCGGGCAACTGGCGCGGGCGGAACGGGCGATGCGCGAGCGGATCCGCGAGCGATGGCTGGACGCGGGCGTGACGATGCGCGATCCGGCGACGGCGTGGATCGATGCCGGCGCCGTCATCGGGCCCGACACGGTGCTCTATCCCAACGTCGCGCTCGAAGGCTCGACGGTGATCGGCGAAGGCTGCGTGATTCGCTCGAACGTCCGCCTGACGGACTGCGTGCTCGGCAATCGCGTCGAAATCCTGGAGCACTGCGTCTTCCGCGAGGCCCGGTTGGAGGACGACACGACGCTGGGGCCCTTCGTACACCTGCGGCCCGGCACGGTGGTTCGCCGGAAGGCCAAAGTCGGCAACTTCGTCGAGATGAAGAACACCGACCTCGGCGAGGGCTCCAAAGCCAATCACCTCAGCTATCTCGGTGACACGTTCGTCGGCAAAGGCGTGAACATCGGCGCCGGCACGATCACCTGCAACTACGACGGCGTCCGCAAATACCGGACGGTGATCGAAGACGACGTGTTCGTGGGCAGCGACACCCAACTGATCGCGCCGGTGACGGTCGGCCGCGGGGCGGTCGTCGCGGCCGGCACGACCGTCACGCAGGACGTGCCGGCCGATGCGCTGGCCATCGCGCGGGTGCCGCAGGTCAACCGGGAGGGCTGGGCCGCCCGCCGCCGGGCGCTGCTCGCAGGCGGCGGAGGTCAGGACGTTCGACGTTCGACGTTCGACGTTGGAGCAGGAAACGCAACGAAGAAACCTCGAACCTCGAACCTCGAACCTCGAACCAGGAAAGCTGCCAAAAAGAAACGGGGGAGTCGGTAA
- the glmS gene encoding glutamine--fructose-6-phosphate transaminase (isomerizing): MCGIVGYVGNQDAVPVLLSGLQRLEYRGYDSAGIAVLRNGKIEVRRSVGKLANLQKSLQERSVSGTVGIGHTRWATHGKPSEQNAHPHRSDGCVLVHNGIIENYLPLKQQLLKDGYRFESETDTEVVAHLIGKEIKQGKSLADAVRTATKQIRGSYALAVISEREPDTLVAARSGCPLVVGRTAEATFVASDVMAMLSHTRDVTYLEEGDVAVVTAKDVRITDIEGSPVARATTRVTWDASAAEKSGYPHFMLKEIHEQPQTILDTMRGRYSRETGEADLPDIGLTPEQFAAVGQIWIVACGTSWHAGLVGKYLFEEMVRTPVQVDIGSEFRYRDPLVHKDDLFITISQSGETADTLAAAREAKGKGARVVSIVNVVGSTLARESDGVLYTHCGPEIGVASTKAFTAQLTALYLLALHLGRVRGALSAADGKAWLDRLVTLPALVKQLLGREAELVAIAKRYHTKRNFLYLGRGINYPIALEGALKLKEISYIHAEGYAAGEMKHGPIALIDKDMPVVVLAPRDRLYEKTVSNLMEVKARHAPVIAFVAEGERELGKTADAVFTIPDVHPLLSPILFTVPLQLLAYHIAVLRGTDVDQPRNLAKSVTVE; this comes from the coding sequence ATGTGCGGCATCGTGGGCTACGTCGGGAATCAGGACGCCGTGCCCGTTCTCCTGAGCGGATTGCAACGGCTGGAGTATCGCGGGTATGACTCGGCCGGCATCGCGGTCCTGCGGAACGGGAAGATCGAAGTCCGGCGCAGCGTGGGCAAACTGGCCAATTTGCAGAAGTCGCTTCAGGAGCGGAGCGTGAGCGGGACCGTCGGCATCGGCCACACGCGATGGGCGACGCACGGCAAGCCGTCCGAGCAGAACGCGCACCCGCACCGGTCCGACGGTTGCGTGTTGGTGCACAACGGCATCATCGAGAACTACCTCCCGCTGAAACAACAACTGCTGAAGGACGGCTACAGATTCGAGTCGGAGACGGATACGGAAGTCGTGGCGCATCTCATCGGCAAGGAGATCAAGCAGGGCAAAAGCCTGGCGGACGCCGTGCGGACCGCGACCAAGCAGATCCGCGGGAGCTATGCCCTCGCGGTCATTTCCGAGCGCGAACCGGACACGCTCGTGGCGGCCCGCTCCGGGTGCCCCTTGGTCGTCGGCCGGACCGCCGAGGCGACGTTCGTCGCATCCGACGTGATGGCTATGCTCTCGCACACCCGCGACGTGACCTATTTGGAGGAAGGCGATGTGGCGGTGGTGACCGCGAAAGACGTCCGGATCACGGACATCGAAGGCAGCCCGGTCGCTCGGGCGACCACGCGCGTCACCTGGGACGCCTCGGCCGCTGAGAAGAGCGGCTATCCGCACTTCATGCTCAAAGAAATACACGAGCAGCCGCAGACGATTCTGGACACCATGCGCGGCCGCTATTCCCGTGAAACCGGCGAGGCGGACCTGCCGGACATCGGGCTCACGCCGGAACAGTTCGCCGCGGTGGGACAAATCTGGATCGTCGCCTGCGGCACGTCCTGGCACGCCGGCCTGGTCGGCAAGTATCTGTTTGAGGAAATGGTCCGAACACCGGTTCAGGTGGACATCGGCTCGGAGTTCCGCTATCGCGATCCCCTGGTTCACAAGGACGATTTATTCATCACGATTTCGCAATCTGGCGAGACGGCCGACACGCTAGCCGCCGCGCGCGAGGCGAAGGGAAAAGGCGCGCGGGTGGTGTCGATCGTCAACGTGGTCGGCAGCACGCTGGCTCGGGAATCGGACGGCGTGCTCTATACGCACTGCGGCCCGGAGATCGGCGTGGCCTCGACCAAGGCCTTCACGGCGCAACTGACGGCGCTGTATCTGCTCGCGCTGCACCTGGGACGCGTCCGGGGAGCGCTCTCGGCCGCCGACGGCAAGGCGTGGCTCGACCGCTTGGTGACCCTGCCTGCGCTGGTCAAACAGCTGCTCGGCCGCGAAGCCGAACTCGTGGCGATCGCCAAGCGCTACCACACGAAGCGGAACTTTTTGTACCTCGGACGCGGCATCAACTATCCGATCGCCCTCGAGGGCGCCCTGAAGTTGAAAGAAATCTCGTACATTCATGCGGAGGGATACGCGGCCGGCGAGATGAAACACGGGCCCATCGCGTTGATCGACAAGGACATGCCGGTGGTGGTGCTGGCGCCGCGCGATCGACTGTATGAAAAGACCGTGAGCAATCTGATGGAAGTCAAGGCGCGCCACGCCCCGGTGATCGCGTTCGTGGCGGAGGGGGAGCGGGAGCTCGGCAAGACCGCCGACGCGGTGTTCACCATCCCGGACGTGCATCCGCTGCTGTCGCCGATTCTGTTCACGGTCCCGCTTCAGTTACTGGCGTACCACATCGCCGTGCTGAGGGGAACCGACGTGGATCAGCCGAGGAATCTGGCGAAGAGCGTGACGGTGGAATAA
- the tmk gene encoding dTMP kinase has translation MPTYFRMRRDGEQVSLTRKGPRGVLITVEGVEGSGKTTQVQRLARLLRAEGYRVLETREPGGTPLAESIRRTLLQSTDERMDPRCEALLILAARSQHVARVIKPALDEGAIVLCDRFVDSTLAYQGYGRGLDVGLLRRLNRFATGGLEPDLSLLFDLPITTGLARRRHNNLEQNRLDRESRRFHTAVRRGFLELAAREPRRIAVFDGTKSAETLADEVASIVRRFLRRGGRAIGKPADS, from the coding sequence ATGCCGACCTATTTCCGGATGCGCCGAGACGGGGAGCAGGTGAGCCTGACACGGAAGGGGCCGCGAGGAGTTCTGATCACGGTGGAAGGGGTCGAGGGCAGTGGGAAGACGACCCAGGTTCAGCGGCTGGCGCGGCTGCTCCGCGCAGAAGGCTATCGCGTGCTGGAGACCCGGGAGCCCGGTGGGACTCCCCTCGCCGAATCCATTCGGCGGACGCTCTTGCAGTCGACCGACGAACGAATGGATCCCCGCTGCGAAGCGTTGCTGATTCTGGCCGCTCGCAGCCAACATGTCGCCCGGGTGATCAAACCCGCGTTGGATGAGGGGGCCATTGTCCTGTGCGATCGGTTCGTCGATTCCACGCTGGCGTATCAGGGATACGGCCGGGGGCTCGATGTCGGATTGTTGCGCCGATTGAACCGGTTCGCCACCGGCGGGCTGGAACCGGATCTGAGCCTGCTCTTCGATCTGCCCATCACGACGGGATTGGCCAGACGCCGACACAACAACCTGGAGCAGAACCGGCTGGACCGCGAATCCCGACGATTCCACACCGCCGTGCGGCGAGGATTTCTCGAACTGGCGGCCCGCGAGCCGCGCCGGATCGCCGTGTTCGACGGAACGAAGTCGGCCGAGACTCTTGCGGATGAAGTTGCGTCGATCGTGCGGCGGTTCCTGCGTAGAGGCGGTCGCGCAATCGGAAAGCCGGCCGATTCCTGA